One region of Paenibacillus polymyxa M1 genomic DNA includes:
- a CDS encoding recombinase family protein, translating into MSEIRRYAYIRVSSKDQNEARQLESMKDLGIMERDYFIDKQSGKNFDKPQYQTLKSVLRHGDILFIKELDRLGRNAKEIKREWQDITCEIGAHIVILDMPILDTRQYQNGLEKVISSIVLELLSYMAEREREKINGRQSEDIAAAKNNGVVFGRPKKAISDEFITAYEEWKQGGITAVEAMKRVEMKPNTFYRRVKEYEQQKQVG; encoded by the coding sequence ATGAGTGAGATTAGACGCTATGCTTACATAAGAGTATCGAGTAAAGATCAGAATGAAGCTAGACAATTAGAATCGATGAAGGACTTAGGTATTATGGAACGTGATTACTTCATTGATAAGCAAAGTGGCAAGAATTTTGACAAACCACAATATCAAACATTAAAGAGCGTACTTAGACACGGAGACATTCTGTTCATTAAGGAACTTGACAGGCTTGGACGGAATGCTAAAGAAATCAAACGTGAATGGCAAGATATAACGTGTGAGATAGGTGCACACATTGTTATCCTTGATATGCCTATCCTTGACACTAGACAATATCAAAATGGTTTGGAAAAGGTTATATCTAGTATCGTGCTTGAATTACTCAGCTACATGGCAGAACGTGAACGTGAGAAGATAAACGGTAGACAATCTGAAGATATAGCAGCAGCCAAAAATAATGGTGTGGTATTTGGTCGGCCTAAAAAGGCAATAAGTGATGAGTTTATTACAGCATATGAGGAATGGAAGCAAGGTGGAATAACAGCAGTCGAAGCAATGAAGCGCGTAGAAATGAAGCCTAACACGTTCTATCGCAGGGTAAAGGAATATGAGCAACAGAAACAAGTAGGATAA